A part of Camelus ferus isolate YT-003-E chromosome 6, BCGSAC_Cfer_1.0, whole genome shotgun sequence genomic DNA contains:
- the NYNRIN gene encoding protein NYNRIN isoform X2, with product MVGGLTESFIMTQNWLEELVGRLRWGPAPLLTPRGIWEAEVTRAFGALVWIRGDQYSGDLLQLPPAVQELLLSLVRDAAGKEDIIQWLGRIGSSNSRSDPELLICPTQQQKEGPAMVSVGDGPGPFLEMGSPDNSKRLTSLGATGALISGIPGQNTQPETANQLVRVSSNNQGGTDSAREEGPVQASSGQDPADHTQALSQQRQVRRGEDKLPFQPPVSTLGVCSPWKAWTPGPAFGPLWPGAIAATFWRINELQSLHLAWLLSQACFSFPFWQRPLGPIQFKLPGQNPLPLNLEWKQKELVPLPSVESADCRPDEGLGGEVALQNCPRPETPKKVMSLLVVSGGSGVKDKTSPRLPQIGPPLTSTSQLQAGSGPGEQGSMQWDCKGPEEQPFPVLPTGQRVPTSQGRPTAQEGLTAQSVPDPQTVPETLKVPTAAAMPTAQTPRTNPVLPATPKVPATQMMPAGHEEPAALKVPSAATKPAAEAVPLVQKAAVGEPAPAAQMMPAAPNTPTAQKRPVAKTSPAGPQTPRAQTGPAVKTGSADPKAPAAPKTSRAPKTPAAQKVSTLDAAKLPSEGQPSSKSSASFLKGQGEAGRQAPQASGTLSPSSKHQPQAEGLLGAWEGAPRQSPRHPQANSTVTSFQRYHEALNTPFELNLSGEPGNQGLRRVVIDGSSVAMVHGLQHFFSCRGIAMAVQYFWNRGHREVTVFVPTWQLKKNRRVRESHFLTKLHSLKMLSITPSQLENGKKITTYDYRFMVKLAEETDGIIVTNEQLHVLMNNSKKLMVKDRLLPFTFAGNLFMVPDDPLGRDGPTLDEFLKKPNRLDTDIGNFLKVWKTLPPRSAGISEQSDDADPGPPESLQNVEEVREEKEERQGGEQTEGQEMQKPAEEEDDLDSSLVSVFRAECPSLSEEILRCLSLHDPPDGALDIDLLPAVASPHLGIPWDGKAPCQQVLAHLARLTTPSNFTALSFFVGFMDSHRDVIPDYEALMGPLHSLLKQKPDWQWDREHEKAFLALKRALVSALCLTAPNPQLPFRLEVTVSQVALTAAVYQEVSGRKHPIAYTSKPLLPDEESEGPQSGGDSPYAVAWALKHFSRCIGDTPVVLDLSYASRTTVDPEAWDGRRVAKAWLIRWSLLVQDKGKRALELTLLQGLLGENRLLTPAASMPRFFQVLPPFSDLSTFVCIHMSGYCFYREDEWCAGFGLYVLSPTSPPVSLSFSCSPYTPTYAHLAAVACGLERFGQSHLPVVFLTHCNWIFSLLWELLPLWKARGFLSSDGAPLPHPSLLSYIIALTSGLSSLPFIYRTSYRGSLFAVTVDTLAKQGAQGSGQWWNLPKDVPVPVVPPRTTGKRPNLLALQLSDSTLADIITKLQAGQKLSSSSPFSSAFNSLSIDKESGLLMFKGDKKPRVWVVPRQLRRDLIFAVHDLPMGAHQRPEETYKKLRLLGWWPGMQEHVRDYCRSCLFCIPRNLTGGESKVIESLWPLRSTAPWSNLQIEVVGPVTISEEGHKHVLIVADPNTRWVEAFPLKPYTHTAVAQVLLQHVFARWGVPIRLEAAQGPQFARHVLVSCGLALGAHVASLSRDLQFPCLTSSAAYWEFKRALKEFIFLHGRKWAASLPLLHLAFRASSSQASPFQILTGAEERLTEPLWWEMSSANVEGLKMDVFLLQLRGELLDLHWRAAEKASEKAENRRFKRESQEKEWNVGDQVLLLSLPRNGSSAKWVGPFYIGDRLSLSLYRVWGFPTPEKLGCIYPSSLMKTFAKSGTPLSFKVLEQ from the exons ATGGTGGGCGGGCTGACCGAGTCTTTCATCATGACCCAGAACTGGCTAGAGGAGCTGGTGGGGCGGCTGCGCTGGGGCCCTGCCCCTCTGCTCACTCCCCGGGGCATCTGGGAGGCCGAGGTGACCCGGGCCTTTGGGGCCCTGGTCTGGATCCGTGGTGACCAGTACTCAGGGGACCTGCTGCAGCTGCCCCCAGCGGTGCAGGAACTGCTGCTGAGCCTCGTGCGGGACGCTGCGGGCAAGGAGGACATCATCCAGTGGCTTGGCCGCATCGGCTCCTCCAACTCCCGCTCTGACCCCGAGCTCCTGATCTGCCCAAcccagcagcagaaggaaggccCAGCCATGGTGTCTGTGGGAGATGGTCCTGGGCCCTTTCTGGAGATGGGAAGCCCAGACAATTCAAAGAGATTAACCAGCCTGGGAGCCACGGGGGCCCTGATCTCAGGCATTCCAGGCCAGAACACCCAGCCGGAGACAGCAAACCAGCTGGTACG GGTCAGTTCCAACAACCAAGGTGGTACAGACAGCGCTCGCGAGGAAGGGCCAGTGCAAGCCAGCAGCGGCCAGGACCCTGCGGACCACACACAAGCCTTGTCGCAGCAGAGGCAGGTCCGGAGGGGGGAAGACAAGCTCCCCTTCCAGCCTCCGGTGTCCACACTGGGTGTGTGCTCGCCCTGGAAGGCCTGGACCCCGGGGCCAGCCTTTGGGCCCTTGTGGCCGGGGGCTATTGCCGCAACCTTCTGGAGGATCAATGAACTGCAATCTCTCCACCTGGCCTGGCTCCTGTCCCAGGCgtgcttcagtttccccttctggCAGAGGCCGCTGGGCCCCATTCAGTTCAAGCTGCCAGGGCAGAATCCTTTGCCCTTAAATCTGGAATGGAAGCAGAAGGAGCTGGTTCCTTTGCCCAGTGTGGAAAGCGCAGATTGTAGGCCAGacgaggggctgggaggagaggtggcCCTCCAAAATTGCCCGAGGCCGGAGACCCCTAAAAAAGTCATGAGTTTATTGGTGGTCTCAGGAGGCTCAGGGGTAAAAGACAAGACTAGCCCAAGACTTCCACAAATAGGGCCACCTTTGACCTCTACATCCCAACTCCAAGCTGGAAGTGGGCCGGGGGAACAAGGAAGTATGCAGTGGGATTGTAAGGGGCCAGAAGAGCAGCCCTTTCCAGTGCTGCCCACAGGGCAAAGGGTGCCTACCTCTCAGGGGAGGCCCACGGCTCAAGAGGGGCTTACAGCTCAGTCAGTACCTGACCCTCAAACAGTGCCTGAAACTCTCAAAGTGCCCACGGCTGCAGCAATGCCCACAGCTCAAACCCCACGCACAAACCCAGTGCTGCCTGCAACCCCTAAAGTGCCTGCAACTCAGATGATGCCGGCAGGCCATGAAGAACCTGCAGCGCTCAAAGTGCCTTCAGCTGCGACCAAGCCAGCAGCTGAAGCGGTGCCCCTAGTGCAAAAGGCAGCTGTGGGTGAACCGGCACCAGCAGCTCAAATGATGCCTGCAGCTCCAAACACTCCCACAGCTCAGAAAAGGCCTGTGGCAAAAACATCACCTGCAGGTCCCCAAACACCCAGAGCCCAGACTGGGCCTGCAGTTAAAACAGGATCTGCAGATCCCAAAGCCCCTGCAGCTCCCAAAACCTCCAGAGCTCCGAAAACGCCTGCAGCTCAGAAGGTGTCAACCTTGGATGCAGCCAAACTCCCGAGTGAGGGCCAGCCTTCGTCAAAGAGCAGTGCTTCCTTCCTGAAGGGCCAAGGGGAGGCCGGAAGGCAGGCGCCCCAGGCCAGCGGCACCTTATCTCCCAGTAGTAAGCACCAACCTCAGGCggaggggctcctgggggctTGGGAGGGGGCCCCGAGGCAGTCGCCTCGCCACCCACAGGCGAACAGCACAGTGACCAGCTTCCAGAGGTACCACGAGGCCCTGAACACACCCTTTGAGCTGAACCTGTCTGGGGAACCTGGCAACCAGGGGTTGCGAAGAGTGGTCATTGACGGCAGCAGCGTGGCCATGGT ACATGGCCTCCAGCACTTCTTCTCTTGCCGAGGCATCGCCATGGCAGTGCAGTATTTCTGGAACCGGGGACACCGAGAGGTCACTGTGTTTGTACCCACCTGGCAGCTGAAGAAGAACCGGAGGGTGAGAG AGAGCCACTTTCTGACGAAGCTTCACTCCCTCAAGATGCTTTCAATCACCCCCTCCCAGCTTGAGAACGGCAAGAAGATCACCACCTACGATTATAG GTTCATGGTAAAGCTGGCGGAAGAGACAGATGGCATCATCGTCACCAATGAGCAGCTCCATGTCCTGATGAATAATTCCAAGAAACTGATGGTCAAAGATCG CCTGCTGCCCTTCACCTTTGCGGGAAATCTCTTCATGGTGCCAGATGACCCCCTGGGCCGTGATGGTCCCACCCTGGACGAGTTTCTGAAGAAGCCAAACAG GTTGGACACAGACATTGGCAACTTCCTGAAGGTGTGGAAGACTCTTCCTCCCAGATCAGCTGGCATCTCTGAGCAGAGTGATGACGCTGACCCTGGGCCCCCAGAGAGTCTGCAGAACGTGGAAGAAgtcagggaggagaaagaggagaggcagggtggggagcagacAGAGGGACAGGAGATGCAGAAGCCGGCTGAGGAGGAGGACGACCTGGACTCTTCGCTGGTGTCCGTGTTCAGGGCTGAGTGCCCTTCCCTCTCAGAGGAAATACTCCGGTGCCTCAGCCTCCACGACCCCCCAGACGGGGCCCTCGACATCGATCTCCTGCCGGCGGTGGCTTCGCCCCACCTGGGCATCCCCTGGGATGGGAAGGCTCCCTGCCAGCAGGTTCTTGCCCACCTGGCCCGGCTGACCACCCCCAGCAACTTCACCGCGCTCTCCTTCTTTGTGGGGTTCATGGACTCCCACCGGGATGTCATCCCCGACTATGAAGCCCTCATGGGGCCCCTGCACAGCCTCCTCAAGCAGAAGCCGGACTGGCAGTGGGACCGGGAGCACGAGAAGGCCTTCCTGGCCCTGAAACGAGCCCTGGTGTCTGCCCTCTGCCTgacagcccccaacccccagctgccCTTCCGCCTGGAGGTGACAGTCAGCCAAGTGGCCCTGACGGCCGCTGTGTACCAGGAGGTCTCTGGGAGGAAGCACCCCATAGCCTATACCTCGAAACCCCTCCTCCCTGATGAGGAGAGTGAGGGCCCCCAGTCGGGGGGAGACAGCCCCTACGCTGTGGCCTGGGCCCTCAAGCATTTTTCCCGCTGCATTGGAGACACCCCAGTGGTCCTGGACCTTTCCTATGCTTCCCGGACCACTGTGGACCCTGAGGCGTGGGACGGCCGCAGGGTGGCCAAAGCATGGCTGATCCGGTGGTCCCTCTTGGTACAGGACAAGGGCAAGAGGGCGCTGGAACTGACCCTTCTCCAGGGCCTGCTGGGGGAAAACCGGCTGCTCACTCCCGCCGCCTCCATGCCTCGTTTTTTCCAGGTTCTGCCTCCTTTCTCCGACCTGTCCACTTTTGTCTGCATCCACATGTCGGGCTATTGCTTTTACCGGGAGGACGAGTGGTGTGCTGGCTTCGGTCTGTATGTCCTGTCTCCCACCAGCCCCcctgtctccctttccttctcttgctCCCCTTACACACCCACCTATGCCCACCTGGCAGCCGTGGCCTGTGGCCTGGAGCGCTTTGGCCAGTCCCACCTGCCTGTGGTTTTCCTCACACACTGCAACTGGATCTTCAGCCTCCTCTGGGAGCTCCTGCCCCTCTGGAAGGCTCGGGGTTTCCTGTCCTCCGACGGGGCTCCGCTACCTCACCCAAGCCTGCTCTCCTACATCATAGCCCTCACCTCTGGCCTCTCATCCCTTCCATTTATCTACCGAACCTCCTACCGGGGCTCCCTGTTTGCTGTGACGGTGGACACCCTGGCCAAGCAGGGCGCCCAGGGAAGCGGCCAGTGGTGGAATTTGCCAAAGGATGTGCCGGTccctgtagtgcctccccgtaCCACGGGCAAGAGGCCCAACTTGCTGGCGTTACAGCTGAGCGACAGCACCCTGGCCGATATCATCACCAAGCTGCAAGCTGGGCAGAAATTGTCTAGCTCCTCACCCTTCAGTTCGGCCTTTAACTCCCTCAGCATTGACAAGGAGAGTGGCCTGCTTATGTTCAAGGGAGACAAGAAGCCCAGGGTCTGGGTGGTCCCGAGGCAGCTCCGGAGGGATCTGATTTTTGCTGTGCACGACCTCCCCATGGGGGCCCACCAGAGGCCTGAGGAGACCTACAAGAAGTTGCGGTTGCTGGGCTGGTGGCCGGGGATGCAGGAGCACGTGAGAGATTACTGCAGGAGCTGCTTGTTCTGCATCCCCCGCAATCTCACAGGCGGTGAGTCCAAGGTCATTGAGTCCCTGTGGCCCCTCAGGTCCACCGCCCCCTGGTCCAACCTGCAGATCGAGGTGGTGGGCCCTGTCACCATCAGCGAGGAGGGCCACAAGCACGTGCTGATTGTGGCTGACCCCAACACCAGGTGGGTGGAGGCCTTCCCGCTGAAGccctacacacacacagctgtggcCCAGGTCCTGCTTCAGCACGTGTTCGCCAGATGGGGTGTTCCCATCAGGCTGGAGGCCGCCCAGGGCCCCCAGTTTGCCCGCCACGTCCTGGTGAGCTGCGGGCTGGCCCTGGGAGCCCACGTCGCCTCCCTGAGTAGGGACCTCCAGTTCCCCTGCCTGACCAGCTCCGCGGCCTACTGGGAATTCAAGCGGGCCCTCAAGGAGTTCATCTTCCTGCACGGCAGGAAGTGGGCGGCTTCCCTGCCCTTGCTGCACCTGGCCTTCAGGGCCTCCTCCAGCCAGGCCTCACCGTTCCAGATCCTGACGGGGGCCGAGGAGAGGCTGACCGAGCCCCTGTGGTGGGAGATGAGCAGTGCCAATGTCGAAGGGCTCAAGATGGATGTCTTCCTGCTGCAGCTGAGGGGGGAGCTGCTGGACCTCCACTGGAGGGCGGCTGAGAAGGCGAGCGAAAAGGCCGAGAACAGGCGTTTCAAGCGGGAGAGCCAGGAGAAGGAGTGGAACGTGGGCGACCAGGTCCTCCTGCTGTCCCTCCCCAGGAACGGCAGCAGTGCCAAGTGGGTGGGTCCCTTCTACATCGGGGACCGCCTCAGCCTGTCCCTCTACAGAGTCTGGGGCTTCCCAACCCCGGAGAAGCTTGGGTGCATCTATCCTAGCAGTCTGATGAAGACTTTTGCCAAGAGCGGCACCCCCCTGTCCTTCAAGGTCTTGGAGCAGTGa